A DNA window from Paraclostridium bifermentans contains the following coding sequences:
- a CDS encoding N-acetylglucosamine kinase — protein MYYIGVDGGGTKTTFTMINNMGEKITQYTTKTTHYEQVGFDGLEDVLNEGLSKVIEKSNVDIEKIDSVFLGIPGYGEVKSVVKKINCICERVFNKIDFRIGNDVEAGFEGSLAGKPGINIVSGTGSIALGKDLYGNTIRCGGWGDYVGDEGSAHWIGKKTIEVFSKEADKRLNRGLIYEKVREYLEIDDDFEIIDYVLNKINKDRTQIAQFSKICFESAKLNDENALEIFNLAGYELSLLVKMIINELEFEDEITISYSGGVFKSGNLIINPIKNNLSGYNVKLIKPILEPDMGACLLAYKIKNNHVSNEVLNNMINKTEYSFS, from the coding sequence ATGTATTATATAGGGGTAGACGGTGGAGGTACAAAAACTACATTTACCATGATAAATAATATGGGGGAAAAAATTACACAATATACAACGAAAACGACTCATTATGAGCAAGTAGGATTTGATGGATTAGAAGATGTATTGAACGAAGGATTAAGTAAAGTTATAGAAAAATCAAACGTAGATATTGAAAAAATAGATAGTGTTTTTCTTGGTATTCCTGGATATGGAGAAGTTAAAAGTGTTGTAAAAAAAATAAATTGTATATGTGAACGAGTATTTAATAAAATTGACTTTAGAATTGGAAATGATGTAGAAGCTGGGTTTGAAGGTTCTCTAGCAGGTAAACCTGGAATAAATATAGTTAGTGGAACGGGCTCGATTGCACTTGGAAAAGATTTATATGGAAATACAATAAGATGTGGTGGATGGGGAGATTATGTAGGCGATGAAGGATCTGCACATTGGATAGGAAAAAAAACTATCGAAGTATTTTCAAAAGAAGCTGATAAAAGACTAAATAGAGGTTTGATTTATGAAAAAGTTAGGGAATATTTAGAGATAGATGATGATTTTGAAATAATTGACTATGTTTTAAATAAAATAAATAAAGATAGAACTCAAATTGCACAGTTTTCTAAAATATGCTTTGAAAGTGCTAAATTAAATGATGAAAATGCATTAGAGATATTTAATTTAGCTGGATATGAGCTTAGTTTATTAGTAAAGATGATAATAAATGAATTGGAATTTGAAGACGAAATAACTATATCTTATTCAGGGGGAGTATTTAAAAGTGGAAACTTAATTATTAACCCTATAAAAAATAATTTAAGCGGATATAATGTAAAGCTTATAAAACCTATATTAGAACCAGATATGGGAGCGTGTTTACTAGCTTATAAAATAAAAAATAATCATGTAAGTAATGAAGTTTTAAATAATATGATTAATAAAACTGAATATAGTTTTTCATAA
- a CDS encoding sodium ion-translocating decarboxylase subunit beta, with amino-acid sequence MGIVNMDWRQIVMILIACVLLYLAIAKGFEPLLLVPIAFGMLLTNLPLAGAMNTPISSINDVSLTQESINGSIATKTPGGLLYYLYQGCKLGIFPPLIFLGVGAMTDFGPMISNPKSILLGAAAQFGIFFTFIGALALGFTGLEASSIGIIGGADGPTAIYLTTKLAPHLLAPIAVAAYSYMALVPIIQPPIMKALTTKEERNIIMKQSKPVSKKVKIIFPIVVTIVVSLLLPSAATLIGLLMFGNLLKECTVTDRLSDTATNALMNIITIFLGLSVGASAEAQVFLSAQTIKIFALGIIAFSIGTGSGVLCAKFMNRFTKDKVNPLIGAAGVSAVPMAARVAHKVAQEENPGNFILMYAMGPNVAGVIGSAVAAGILLSLFGG; translated from the coding sequence ATGGGTATTGTTAATATGGATTGGCGACAAATTGTAATGATATTAATCGCCTGTGTATTATTATATTTAGCAATAGCAAAAGGATTTGAACCGTTATTATTAGTGCCTATAGCTTTTGGTATGTTACTTACAAATCTTCCATTAGCAGGTGCTATGAACACACCAATTTCATCTATAAATGATGTTTCACTTACACAAGAATCAATAAATGGATCAATTGCAACCAAGACTCCGGGAGGGTTACTTTACTATCTATACCAAGGATGTAAACTGGGTATATTCCCACCGTTAATATTCTTAGGAGTTGGAGCAATGACGGACTTTGGACCAATGATATCTAATCCAAAGAGTATATTATTAGGTGCTGCAGCACAGTTTGGAATATTTTTTACATTTATAGGTGCACTAGCTTTAGGCTTTACAGGATTAGAAGCATCTTCTATAGGAATTATAGGAGGAGCAGATGGACCGACTGCAATTTATTTAACAACAAAGCTAGCACCTCACTTATTAGCACCTATAGCTGTTGCAGCGTATTCGTATATGGCTTTAGTTCCAATAATACAGCCACCTATAATGAAAGCTTTAACAACTAAGGAAGAAAGAAATATAATAATGAAACAATCAAAGCCAGTATCTAAAAAAGTTAAAATTATATTCCCTATAGTAGTTACTATAGTAGTATCTTTATTATTACCATCAGCAGCTACATTAATAGGACTACTAATGTTTGGTAATTTACTTAAAGAGTGTACAGTTACTGATAGACTTTCAGATACGGCAACTAATGCTTTAATGAATATAATTACAATATTTTTAGGGTTATCTGTTGGAGCATCAGCAGAAGCTCAAGTTTTCTTAAGTGCACAAACTATAAAAATATTTGCACTTGGAATAATTGCATTTAGTATAGGAACAGGATCGGGAGTACTTTGTGCTAAGTTTATGAATAGATTTACAAAGGATAAAGTAAATCCACTTATAGGAGCAGCTGGAGTATCAGCAGTACCTATGGCAGCAAGAGTTGCGCATAAGGTAGCTCAAGAAGAAAATCCAGGAAACTTTATACTTATGTATGCTATGGGACCTAATGTTGCAGGTGTAATAGGATCTGCTGTGGCAGCCGGAATATTACTAAGTTTATTCGGAGGATAA
- a CDS encoding SIS domain-containing protein: MEAISKKILGIDIETLESCKGLNTAKEISQQARVWREAASNLYDNKDDIKEFIEDVTSKKNCRIILTGAGTSAFAGETCEPYLTKLLNKKVEAIATTDLVSSPSNYLIKDIPTILVSFARSGNSPESVHAVKLANEIIDDLYQIIITCNENGKLALNTKDDEKSLLLLMPSETNDLGFAMTSSFTTMVLSCLGVFNIEEIEMFIEDTQNLSKSVEKFIETNLESIDKLAKEKFERIIYLGSGTSKGIARESALKVLELTAGKVNASYDTPLGFRHGPKSVINDESITVIYISNENYTRLYDLDLAKEMLAHRKKDKVVLIGSNINQNLKDKADYVFNIENIDYNIENEALLPLQQIIFGQILSFLKSKELGITPDNPCPTGEVNRVVQGVILHDLNK, translated from the coding sequence TTGGAAGCTATATCTAAAAAAATATTGGGGATAGACATAGAAACATTAGAATCTTGTAAGGGATTAAACACTGCAAAAGAAATATCACAGCAAGCTAGAGTATGGAGAGAGGCTGCAAGTAATTTATATGATAATAAGGATGATATAAAAGAGTTTATTGAAGATGTTACTAGTAAAAAAAATTGCAGAATTATATTAACAGGTGCTGGAACATCTGCATTTGCAGGAGAAACTTGCGAACCTTATTTAACAAAATTATTAAACAAAAAAGTGGAAGCAATAGCTACAACAGACTTAGTTTCAAGTCCTAGTAATTACCTTATAAAAGATATACCAACTATTTTAGTTTCATTTGCAAGATCAGGTAATTCACCAGAGAGTGTACACGCAGTAAAATTAGCAAATGAAATTATAGATGATTTATACCAAATCATAATAACTTGTAATGAAAATGGTAAATTGGCATTAAATACGAAAGATGATGAAAAAAGTTTATTACTTCTTATGCCATCAGAGACAAATGATTTAGGCTTTGCAATGACAAGTAGTTTTACAACTATGGTTTTAAGTTGTTTAGGAGTATTTAATATTGAAGAAATTGAAATGTTTATAGAAGATACACAAAATCTTTCAAAATCTGTAGAAAAATTTATAGAAACAAATTTAGAATCAATAGATAAACTAGCAAAAGAAAAATTCGAAAGAATAATATATTTAGGTTCTGGAACAAGTAAAGGCATAGCTAGGGAGAGTGCACTGAAAGTTTTAGAGCTAACAGCTGGTAAAGTAAATGCAAGTTATGATACGCCTTTAGGTTTTAGACATGGGCCTAAATCCGTTATAAACGATGAAAGTATAACTGTAATTTATATATCAAATGAAAATTACACTAGGCTTTATGATTTAGATTTGGCTAAAGAAATGTTAGCGCATAGAAAAAAAGATAAAGTTGTATTAATAGGTTCAAACATAAATCAAAATTTAAAAGATAAAGCTGACTATGTATTTAATATAGAAAATATTGATTACAACATAGAAAATGAAGCCTTACTTCCATTACAACAAATAATATTTGGGCAGATATTATCATTTTTAAAATCTAAAGAGTTAGGGATTACACCAGATAATCCATGTCCAACAGGAGAGGTAAACAGAGTAGTACAAGGGGTTATACTACATGATTTAAATAAATAA
- a CDS encoding sigma-54 interaction domain-containing protein, giving the protein MQYTKDFFERIVESSHDEIFVCDRDGYMIYCNKAFESNYGIDREDMIGKTAMFLNEAGYSNQTPIPAVVKHKKKVSMEQKTITGKTLIITATPVFDENGDIEFIVENSRDISELNSIKEKIKLYENTISSFNKSQSLIYNDTTIKGSSMKSILEIAKNVAKTNVNVLLLGESGCGKTTLAKHIHLNSKRAGKPFITINCSTISPNLLESELFGYEGGAFTGANSKGKIGLVELANEGTLFLDEIGDIPKELQSKFLQLIQDKTFTSVGGVKTKKVDIRFISATNVDLINSINQKKFREDLYYRINVVELKIPPLRDRKEDLLELIFHFFKKYSNIFNLDKNMSTEVINVLLNYNYPGNMRELENIIQNILVTSSSDYIELHHLPKSVLHHVDFVKYEENNSLDNLMENYEKLLICKYYKNNPSSYKLAKALNISQSKASRLIRKYL; this is encoded by the coding sequence ATGCAATACACTAAAGATTTTTTTGAAAGAATAGTAGAATCTTCTCATGATGAAATTTTTGTATGTGATAGAGATGGGTATATGATTTATTGTAATAAAGCATTTGAATCTAACTACGGTATAGATAGAGAGGATATGATAGGAAAAACAGCAATGTTCTTAAATGAAGCTGGATACTCTAATCAAACACCTATTCCTGCTGTTGTTAAACACAAGAAAAAAGTTTCTATGGAACAGAAAACTATAACTGGAAAAACACTTATAATAACCGCTACACCTGTTTTTGATGAAAATGGTGATATAGAATTTATAGTAGAAAATTCTAGGGATATAAGCGAATTAAATAGTATAAAAGAAAAAATAAAATTATATGAAAATACAATAAGTTCATTTAATAAATCTCAGTCATTAATTTATAATGATACTACTATAAAAGGCTCCAGTATGAAATCAATTTTAGAAATAGCAAAAAATGTTGCTAAAACAAATGTAAATGTTTTATTACTTGGTGAATCAGGATGTGGTAAAACTACCCTTGCTAAACACATACATTTAAATAGTAAAAGAGCTGGAAAACCATTTATAACAATAAATTGTTCAACTATTTCTCCAAATCTTCTTGAATCTGAATTATTCGGTTACGAAGGTGGTGCATTTACTGGGGCTAATTCAAAGGGGAAAATAGGACTAGTTGAGCTAGCAAATGAAGGTACTTTATTTCTTGATGAAATTGGAGATATACCCAAAGAACTTCAATCAAAGTTTTTACAACTTATTCAAGATAAAACATTTACTTCAGTTGGAGGAGTAAAAACTAAAAAAGTAGACATACGATTTATTTCTGCAACTAATGTTGATTTAATAAATTCTATAAATCAAAAAAAATTTAGAGAGGATTTATATTATAGAATAAACGTGGTAGAACTAAAAATTCCACCTCTTCGAGATCGTAAAGAAGATTTATTAGAGCTTATTTTTCACTTTTTCAAAAAATACTCAAACATTTTCAATCTAGATAAAAATATGTCTACAGAAGTTATAAACGTACTTTTGAACTACAATTACCCTGGAAATATGAGAGAACTTGAAAATATAATTCAAAATATTTTAGTTACTTCAAGCTCAGACTACATTGAATTACACCACTTACCAAAATCAGTCCTTCACCACGTAGACTTTGTAAAATATGAAGAAAATAATTCATTAGATAATTTAATGGAAAATTATGAGAAGCTTTTAATTTGTAAATACTATAAAAACAATCCAAGTTCATATAAATTAGCTAAAGCATTAAACATATCTCAATCTAAAGCAAGTAGACTTATACGAAAATATTTATAA
- a CDS encoding DUF1294 domain-containing protein: protein MKIFNIYFLIISCISFLLMYIDKQRAIKHEWRVPESTLMTLSLIGGALGTYLGMYTFRHKTKHNKFTIGVPICIIINIVLYYFLVS from the coding sequence ATGAAAATTTTCAACATATATTTTTTAATTATATCCTGTATATCATTTTTACTTATGTACATAGATAAACAAAGAGCAATTAAACATGAATGGAGAGTCCCTGAATCAACCCTTATGACTTTATCTTTAATTGGAGGAGCACTAGGTACATATCTAGGAATGTATACATTTAGACATAAAACAAAACATAATAAATTTACTATAGGAGTTCCTATTTGTATAATAATTAATATAGTTTTATATTATTTTTTAGTTTCATAG
- a CDS encoding tagatose-bisphosphate aldolase subunit GatY, whose protein sequence is MSLLSTKEILIKAQKEGYAVPAFNIHNLETIQVVLDAARKLKSPVILAATPSTVKYADENYLLAIIEKASELNNIPLTFHLDHHENVEDIKRIIKLGCKSVMIDASKHEFRKNIEIVKDVVEFAHLYGATVEAELGKLGGIEDDLNVDEKDAFLTDPKEACEFVKKTGVDSLAIAIGTAHGLYKSEPKLDFDRLEKIKNMVEVPLVLHGASGVPYESVQKSIEKGICKVNIATELKIPFSNAIKQYFNENPNASDPRQYLVPAKNAMYDVVVEKIKMCKSENKAHDISYNI, encoded by the coding sequence ATGAGTTTGTTATCGACTAAAGAAATTTTGATTAAAGCTCAAAAAGAGGGATACGCAGTTCCGGCTTTTAATATACACAATTTAGAGACAATACAAGTTGTTTTAGATGCAGCTAGAAAATTAAAATCACCAGTTATTTTAGCTGCAACACCGTCAACTGTAAAGTATGCAGATGAAAATTATCTCTTAGCTATAATTGAAAAAGCAAGTGAGCTAAACAATATACCATTAACATTTCATTTAGATCATCATGAAAATGTAGAAGATATAAAAAGAATAATAAAGCTTGGGTGTAAATCAGTTATGATAGATGCATCGAAGCACGAGTTTAGAAAGAATATAGAAATTGTAAAAGATGTAGTTGAGTTTGCTCATTTATATGGAGCTACCGTAGAAGCTGAATTAGGAAAGCTTGGTGGAATAGAAGATGATTTAAATGTAGATGAAAAGGATGCATTTTTAACAGATCCAAAAGAAGCGTGTGAATTTGTAAAAAAGACAGGCGTAGATTCATTAGCAATAGCAATTGGAACAGCTCATGGTCTTTATAAAAGTGAACCAAAATTAGATTTTGATAGATTAGAAAAAATTAAAAATATGGTTGAGGTACCATTAGTTCTTCATGGTGCGTCTGGAGTTCCTTATGAATCAGTTCAAAAATCAATTGAAAAAGGTATATGTAAAGTAAATATAGCGACAGAACTTAAAATACCTTTTTCAAATGCTATAAAACAATATTTTAATGAAAATCCTAATGCATCTGATCCAAGACAATACCTAGTGCCTGCAAAGAATGCTATGTATGATGTTGTAGTTGAAAAAATAAAGATGTGTAAGAGCGAAAACAAAGCGCATGATATCAGTTATAACATTTAA
- the pfkB gene encoding 1-phosphofructokinase: MISVITFNPSIDRLYKLDKFEIGSVQRADLVNPTAGGKGLNVAKVLKNLGEDVNCIGFLGGFNGEYIKSKLKDIGIENKFTHIQEETRICLNIMDSNNVSTEVLEKGPNISKEEIHRFEKDLEEVLKDTHVLVASGSLAKGLPTDYYFKIGEICNQRNIKFILDSSGESLRLGMNSSPYLIKPNIDELESLSGLKIKSIEDIISVAESMLSIGVKNICVSMGKDGMVFINKDYIYKVEIPKIKVINPVGSGDSSIAGFALGISKGYDLENTLKLANACGMSNAMNISTGSINLDDINKFIDEIKVNEYVKKT, encoded by the coding sequence ATGATATCAGTTATAACATTTAATCCATCTATAGATAGATTATATAAATTAGATAAATTTGAAATTGGTTCTGTCCAAAGGGCTGATTTAGTTAACCCAACTGCAGGCGGAAAAGGGTTAAATGTAGCAAAAGTTCTAAAAAATCTGGGGGAAGATGTTAATTGTATAGGATTTTTAGGTGGATTTAATGGTGAATATATAAAATCTAAATTAAAAGATATAGGAATAGAAAATAAATTTACACATATACAAGAAGAGACTAGAATTTGTTTAAATATAATGGATTCAAACAATGTAAGTACAGAGGTGTTAGAAAAAGGTCCAAATATAAGTAAAGAAGAAATTCATAGATTTGAGAAAGACTTGGAAGAAGTTTTAAAAGATACACATGTTTTAGTTGCATCAGGCAGCTTAGCAAAGGGCTTGCCAACAGATTATTATTTTAAAATTGGAGAAATATGCAATCAAAGAAATATAAAGTTTATCTTAGATAGTAGTGGGGAAAGTCTTAGATTAGGGATGAACTCAAGTCCATATCTTATAAAACCTAATATTGATGAACTAGAAAGTTTAAGTGGATTAAAAATAAAAAGTATAGAAGATATTATAAGTGTAGCAGAAAGTATGCTTTCAATTGGAGTAAAAAATATATGTGTATCAATGGGAAAAGATGGAATGGTGTTTATAAATAAAGATTATATATATAAAGTTGAAATACCTAAAATAAAGGTTATAAACCCTGTTGGAAGTGGAGATTCTAGTATAGCTGGTTTTGCTTTAGGAATATCTAAAGGTTATGATTTAGAAAATACTTTGAAATTAGCAAATGCATGTGGAATGTCAAATGCAATGAACATATCTACAGGATCTATAAATTTAGATGATATTAATAAATTTATAGATGAAATTAAAGTAAATGAATATGTTAAAAAAACTTAA
- a CDS encoding competence/damage-inducible protein A: MRAEIITVGTEILLGDIVNTNSQFLAKELANIGIDVYHQGTVGDNETRLMESLNEGLKRSDIIITTGGLGPTKDDMTKEVAAKCFGQELVLYTDIWKDIKSYFNKLGLELTENNKKQAYFPKDCIILNNPNGTAPGAILKKDNKMIILLPGPPKEMIPMFNNELKKHLLCLTDYKLVSKTLRFFGIGESSLEDKLIDMINNQKNPTIAPYAKEGEVTIRITAKAENTEKANELIKNVEDEINNRVGNYIYGYDDTTLEEEVAKLLVEKNMTIAVSESCTGGMVSSKLINYPGISQSFLEGCVTYSNEAKMKRLGVKKDTLDKFGAVSEETAIEMAMGVAKSLGANIGVSTTGIAGPGGGTDEKPVGLVYIGLYINGEIKVKKCNLAGSREKIRSRATSEALNLVRTELIK, translated from the coding sequence ATGAGAGCTGAAATTATAACTGTAGGAACAGAAATTTTACTAGGTGATATTGTAAATACAAATTCTCAGTTTTTAGCAAAGGAATTGGCAAATATTGGGATAGATGTATATCATCAAGGTACAGTTGGAGATAATGAAACAAGACTTATGGAATCTTTAAATGAAGGTTTAAAAAGAAGTGACATAATAATTACCACTGGAGGTCTGGGGCCAACGAAAGATGATATGACTAAAGAAGTAGCTGCTAAGTGTTTTGGTCAAGAACTGGTTTTATATACGGATATTTGGAAAGATATTAAATCTTATTTTAACAAGTTAGGGTTAGAGTTAACTGAGAATAATAAAAAGCAAGCATATTTTCCAAAAGACTGCATTATATTAAATAATCCTAATGGAACGGCTCCAGGAGCAATATTAAAAAAAGATAATAAAATGATAATACTATTACCAGGACCGCCAAAAGAAATGATACCTATGTTTAATAATGAGTTAAAGAAGCACTTATTATGTTTAACTGATTATAAACTTGTATCAAAAACATTAAGATTCTTTGGAATAGGTGAATCTTCATTAGAAGACAAGTTAATAGATATGATAAATAATCAAAAAAATCCTACTATTGCACCTTATGCTAAAGAGGGTGAAGTAACTATTAGAATAACTGCAAAAGCTGAAAATACTGAAAAAGCAAATGAACTAATAAAAAATGTAGAAGATGAAATCAATAATAGGGTAGGAAATTACATATATGGTTATGATGATACTACTTTAGAGGAAGAAGTAGCAAAATTATTGGTTGAGAAGAATATGACTATAGCTGTAAGTGAATCATGTACAGGAGGAATGGTTTCATCAAAACTAATAAACTATCCTGGAATTTCTCAAAGTTTCTTAGAAGGATGTGTTACTTATTCCAATGAAGCTAAAATGAAAAGGCTAGGGGTTAAAAAAGATACTTTAGATAAATTTGGAGCAGTAAGTGAAGAAACAGCTATTGAGATGGCTATGGGAGTTGCTAAGTCTTTAGGTGCTAATATTGGGGTATCTACAACTGGAATAGCAGGTCCAGGAGGCGGAACTGATGAAAAACCGGTTGGGTTAGTTTATATAGGACTTTATATAAATGGAGAAATTAAAGTTAAAAAATGTAATCTAGCTGGAAGTAGAGAAAAAATAAGATCTAGAGCGACAAGCGAAGCACTAAACTTAGTTAGAACAGAACTTATAAAGTAA
- a CDS encoding AraC family transcriptional regulator, translating to MFDKITSPKFKFFGEVIDTFDEIDNSYLHNFTNKSISDLKVLTNDEVFIKVLSGVVMILVSFDSSSLNSFIVNRPIRLKKGLYFNFISISDESLIHISKPSYKFNSIPLTHDYVYSSISPSLHIKEIYTKFYQEKGCSYIFHGESHPYWELTYVDKGVLNTDINKNSYTLNQGDLIFYAPLQFHNQYTIEENTCSYLTINFNMDFNDYEFLCNKVFTLNRDSHHIIQNLINELSNQDIYSDDLSLCYLKQLIINTLRFKNLQGQHKPTTHMQQSYEDDQLNNILKYIDKNINKKINISTLCNEFCISSTTLHSLFKKNTNKTVNNYINDIKLKKSKELIKSSSYTFSQISELLGFSSIHYFSRKFKSHFGISPTEYSKSIYK from the coding sequence ATGTTTGATAAAATCACATCTCCTAAGTTTAAATTTTTTGGAGAAGTAATAGATACTTTTGATGAAATTGATAACTCTTATCTTCATAATTTTACAAATAAGAGTATTAGTGATTTAAAAGTTTTAACAAATGATGAGGTTTTTATAAAAGTTTTATCTGGCGTTGTTATGATTTTAGTGTCATTTGATTCTTCTAGCTTAAACTCATTTATAGTAAATAGACCTATAAGGTTAAAAAAAGGCCTTTATTTCAACTTTATATCGATATCAGATGAATCTTTAATACATATATCAAAACCTTCATATAAATTTAATTCAATACCTTTAACACACGATTACGTATACTCTTCTATATCGCCTTCATTACATATAAAAGAAATTTATACCAAATTTTATCAAGAAAAAGGTTGTAGTTATATTTTCCATGGAGAATCACATCCTTATTGGGAACTTACTTATGTGGATAAGGGAGTATTAAATACAGATATAAATAAAAACTCTTATACTCTAAATCAAGGTGATTTGATATTTTATGCACCACTTCAATTTCATAACCAGTATACAATAGAAGAAAATACGTGTTCATATCTAACCATAAATTTTAATATGGATTTTAATGATTATGAGTTTCTATGCAATAAAGTATTTACATTAAACCGCGATTCACATCACATTATTCAAAACCTTATTAATGAGTTATCAAATCAAGATATATATTCTGATGACCTATCACTTTGTTACTTAAAGCAACTTATTATAAATACTTTAAGATTTAAAAACTTACAAGGCCAGCACAAGCCAACTACACATATGCAACAATCTTATGAAGACGATCAGTTAAATAATATTTTAAAATATATTGATAAAAATATTAATAAAAAAATAAACATAAGTACATTATGTAATGAATTTTGTATAAGTAGTACAACCTTACATTCTCTATTTAAAAAAAATACAAATAAAACAGTTAACAATTATATAAACGATATAAAACTAAAGAAAAGTAAAGAACTTATAAAAAGTTCTAGTTATACATTTAGTCAAATTTCTGAGTTATTAGGTTTTTCTTCCATTCATTATTTTTCCCGTAAATTTAAATCTCATTTTGGAATCTCCCCCACTGAATATTCCAAATCTATATATAAATAA
- a CDS encoding HAD family hydrolase, protein MIKYIFCDLDGTLYHNGISKEDANAINNIEKQGVTFNIATGRIFSQAVKMTQDDIDMNGYYICENGSYIYDCNKNLVFKGTIDDNIVKKVIALYESDNATLYFKYNGKVVLLEENDCFKIYSDEYLVDKEFANKNTYNDLVGNIGIVSKDVDELYRLESFLIEEFNDVLDIYFSSEYTLNLVPKGVSKHVAIKNVCKVLGVSLDEIATIGDSPNDISMLKTAKYSFAMKNSRKEVKESANYTANSVEDAIRKIKEINEDLNS, encoded by the coding sequence ATGATAAAATATATATTTTGTGATTTAGATGGAACATTATATCACAATGGAATATCTAAAGAAGATGCAAATGCTATAAATAATATAGAAAAACAAGGAGTTACATTTAATATAGCTACTGGAAGAATTTTTTCTCAAGCTGTAAAGATGACTCAAGATGATATTGATATGAATGGATATTATATATGTGAAAATGGATCATATATATATGATTGCAATAAAAATTTAGTTTTTAAAGGAACAATAGATGATAATATAGTAAAAAAAGTGATTGCTTTATATGAATCAGATAACGCAACATTATACTTTAAGTATAATGGAAAGGTAGTATTACTAGAAGAAAATGACTGCTTTAAGATTTACTCAGATGAATATTTAGTAGATAAAGAATTTGCAAATAAAAATACATACAATGACCTTGTAGGTAATATAGGTATAGTATCTAAAGATGTAGATGAACTATATAGATTAGAATCTTTTTTAATTGAAGAATTCAATGATGTTTTAGACATATATTTTTCATCAGAATATACTTTAAACTTAGTTCCTAAAGGTGTTTCAAAGCATGTAGCTATAAAAAATGTATGCAAAGTTTTAGGAGTTAGTTTAGATGAAATAGCAACAATAGGAGATTCTCCAAATGATATAAGTATGCTTAAAACTGCTAAATATAGTTTTGCAATGAAAAATTCAAGAAAAGAAGTTAAAGAAAGTGCAAATTATACAGCTAATTCTGTAGAAGATGCAATTAGAAAAATAAAAGAAATTAATGAAGATTTAAATTCATAG
- a CDS encoding DJ-1 family glyoxalase III, whose translation MKKVLVLLANGFEEIEALSVVNVLRRAQVICHMGSLGTEYVKGTHKIEVKSDVNINDININEYDGVVLPGGLPGAYNLRDSEKVREIVQKFNNDGKIIAAICAAPEALESFNILNGKKCTSYPGFIKDKSNLNYIENQIVVEDGNIITSRGPATAIEFSLAILKKLGYKKKYEEIKEGMLVNFYNEFK comes from the coding sequence ATGAAGAAGGTATTAGTTTTATTAGCAAATGGATTTGAAGAAATAGAGGCCTTAAGTGTAGTTAATGTATTAAGAAGAGCTCAAGTAATTTGTCATATGGGAAGTCTTGGTACTGAATATGTAAAAGGTACTCATAAAATAGAAGTTAAATCAGATGTAAATATAAACGATATAAACATAAATGAGTATGATGGAGTTGTATTACCAGGAGGACTTCCAGGAGCATATAATCTAAGAGATAGTGAAAAAGTTAGAGAAATAGTACAAAAGTTTAATAATGATGGGAAAATTATAGCTGCTATATGTGCAGCTCCAGAAGCACTAGAAAGTTTTAATATATTGAATGGAAAAAAATGCACATCATATCCAGGATTTATAAAAGATAAGAGTAACCTAAACTATATAGAAAATCAAATAGTTGTAGAGGATGGAAATATAATAACTAGTAGAGGACCAGCAACAGCTATAGAATTTTCATTAGCAATACTGAAGAAACTTGGATATAAAAAAAAATATGAAGAAATAAAAGAAGGTATGTTAGTAAACTTTTATAACGAATTCAAATAA